One genomic region from Diabrotica undecimpunctata isolate CICGRU chromosome 9, icDiaUnde3, whole genome shotgun sequence encodes:
- the LOC140451326 gene encoding uncharacterized protein yields MPPNKKSLFYYCFPCIKRPKQTSEEVLIKTFGHEFTEYEYVIENLAIRRAPKVILDQYQPAPKIKNNPQTKKPKVKDFAAVVAKPTTECDVVGPIVKIDKSGDSFDCYPRGGVKCSEKVKEDVLKKILIPPSHVYRVEHPTPRNQKVAADIHKNSDGAVLANRRLTIPHEIRETIDALKIARPLQSSPRRNRRHLVRSVSDTSCDKETCCNFLGTDLAKFDNKDNRSSLVDVFSKPTKMKNVSKFPQHRKLSPEMNMMELRMVINADFSHTCDIISVSYTVLNESPILPSNPLPLVSTALQVFRLIQLPYSL; encoded by the exons atgccACCAAATAAAAAAAGTCTCTTCTACTATTGCTTCCCGTGCATCAAAAGACCGAAACAAACCAGCGAAGAAGTTTTAATAAAAACGTTTGGGCACGAATTCACTGAGTACGAATACGTTATCGAGAATTTAGCTATACGAAGAGCTCCCAAAGTTATACTGGACCAATATCAGCCTGCTCCAAAAATTAAGAACAACCCTCAAACGAAAAAACCGAAAGTCAAAGATTTTGCAGCTGTTGTAGCAAAACCAACAACCGAATGTGATGTAGTTGGGCCGATTGTTAAAATAGATAAATCCGGTGATTCTTTTGATTGCTATCCACGTGGTGGCGTCAAGTGTTCGGAGAAAGTCAAAGAAGATGTTTTAAAAAAGATATTAATACCACCTTCTCATGTGTATAGGGTGGAACATCCTACTCCACGAAATCAGAAG GTAGCAGCCGATATCCACAAAAACAGTGACGGAGCCGTTTTGGCAAACAGAAGATTAACAATTCCGCATGAGATTCGAGAAACAATCGATGCGTTAAAGATAGCTAGACCTCTACAATCTTCTCCACGAAGAAATCGAAGACATTTGGTAAGAAGTGTGTCAGATACGAGCTGTGATAAGGAAACGTGTTGCAACTTTTTAG GTACTGACCTTGCAAAGTTTGACAATAAAGATAACAGATCGTCTTTGGTGGATGTCTTCTCAAAGCCaactaaaatgaaaaatgtttctaaatttCCACAGCATCGAAAGTTATCGCCGGAAATGAATATGATGGAACTTA ggatggttataaacgCTGACTTCAGCCACACTTGCGATATTATTTCCGTATCGTACACTGTGCTGAATGAATCTCCCATACTTCCAAGTaatcctcttccactagtttcAACAGCACTACAAGTATTTCGTCTAATCCAGTTGCCTTATTCTCTTTAG